A DNA window from Phoenix dactylifera cultivar Barhee BC4 chromosome 13, palm_55x_up_171113_PBpolish2nd_filt_p, whole genome shotgun sequence contains the following coding sequences:
- the LOC103706670 gene encoding serine carboxypeptidase II-1-like has translation MGGSSMSFLQSSLLSSTVSTVSLSFFLSLALVLNYGVAGGLAASQESDRITWLPGQPPVGFSQYSGYVTVDARAGRALFYWFIEAPPAAQPAPLILWLNGGPGCSSIAYGASEELGPFHIHPDGKTLFLNPYAWNSAANLLFLESPAGVGFSYSNTSSDLYTAGDRRTAMDAYNFLVNWFERFPQYKYRDFYITGESYAGHYVPQLSQIVYRKNKGIRNPIINFKGFMVGNGVTDDYHDFVGTFEYWWTHGLISDDTYRDLRVTCDLQSSQHPSAGCLKVLEAAANELGNIDPYSIYTRACNETTTLKRKLRGHYPWMSRAYDPCTENYAEVYYNRPEVQMALHANVTGIPYPWNTCSNIVGNHWADSPRSMLPIYRELIAAGLRIWVFSGDTDSVVPVTATRYSIDALNLSTVISWYPWYDNGKVGGWTQVYEGLTFVTVRGAGHEVPLHRPRQALVLFKHFLQNRPMPAET, from the exons ATGGGGGGCTCCTCCATGTCCTTCTTGCagtcctctctcctctcctccactgTTTCCACTGTTTCTTTATCCTTCTTCTTGTCATTGGCTTTGGTGCTGAATTATGGGGTGGCCGGTGGTTTGGCGGCCAGCCAGGAGAGTGACCGGATCACCTGGCTCCCCGGCCAGCCCCCAGTGGGATTCTCCCAGTACTCTGGCTATGTTACAGTGGATGCCAGGGCCGGCCGGGCGCTGTTCTATTGGTTCATCGAGGCGCCGCCGGCCGCCCAGCCTGCGCCACTCATCCTCTGGCTCAATGGCGGGCCGGGTTGCTCGTCAATAGCCTACGGTGCTTCGGAGGAGCTCGGCCCCTTCCACATCCACCCGGATGGAAAGACCCTCTTCCTGAATCCATATGCTTGGAACAGCG CGGCGAATTTGCTCTTCTTGGAGTCCCCGGCTGGTGTGGGCTTCTCCTATTCCAACACCTCGTCAGATCTCTATACTGCTGGAGACCGGAGAACAG CTATGGATGCATACAATTTTCTCGTGAATTGGTTTGAGAGGTTCCCCCAGTACAAATATCGGGATTTCTACATCACTGGAGAAAGCTACGCAG GGCACTACGTTCCTCAATTATCTCAAATAGTATACAGGAAGAACAAGGGCATTCGGAACCCCATCATTAATTTCAAGGGGTTCATG GTTGGCAATGGTGTTACTGATGATTACCATGATTTTGTCGGCACTTTCGAGTATTGGTGGACTCATGGCCTGATATCTGATGACACTTATCGTGATCTGAGGGTCACCTGTGACCTTCAATCCTCACAACACCCTTCAGCGGGGTGTCTGAAGGTTCTTGAGGCCGCTGCTAACGAGCTGGGGAACATCGACCCGTACAGTATATACACAAGGGCTTGCAATGAGACTACTACTCTTAAGCGCAAATTAAGGGGTCATTAT CCTTGGATGTCCAGAGCTTATGATCCCTGTACTGAAAATTATGCCGAAGTGTACTATAACCGCCCTGAGGTGCAGATGGCACTCCATGCCAATGTTACTGGTATACCTTATCCTTGGAATACATGCAG CAATATTGTTGGGAATCACTGGGCAGATTCTCCTAGATCCATGCTTCCTATATACCGAGAACTTATTGCAGCTGGCCTAAGGATATGGGTGTTCAG TGGAGACACTGATTCTGTAGTGCCCGTGACTGCAACAAGATATTCAATCGATGCTCTCAACCTTTCAACTGTCATCAGCTGGTATCCTTGGTATGACAATGGAAAG GTTGGCGGATGGACTCAAGTTTACGAAGGCCTGACCTTCGTGACTGTCAGAGGAGCAGGCCATGAGGTTCCTCTCCATCGTCCTCGACAAGCTCTTGTACTGTTTAAACATTTCTTACAGAACAGGCCCATGCCAGCTGAAACCTAA
- the LOC103706672 gene encoding tetraspanin-6-like isoform X1: protein MAVYRFSNTVIGYLNLLTLLASIPIIGGGLWLARSSATCESSLQTPLLVLGFVVLLVSLAGFVGACFNVAWALWLYLLVMLVLIAALLGLTVFGFAVTGGGGGVQVPGRGYREYHMEDYSGWLRRRITEDRYWTAARACVVGSKACAKIALWTPLDYLQKDLTPIQSGCCKPPTSCTYSAGTAMAAQDEDCYRWNNAASVLCYGCDSCKAGVLEQVRRDWHKLSVLNVVVLVFLIAIYSIGCCAFRNARRAESEHPYGENRMSKIRPRWDYYWCSNIIIPLPSFLLSISTRTLPIYLLAHIGINSNFTG, encoded by the exons ATGGCTGTGTACCGATTCAGCAACACGGTGATCGGATACTTGAATCTTTTGACGCTACTGGCGTCGATTCCGATCATCGGAGGGGGGCTGTGGCTGGCGCGGAGCTCGGCGACGTGCGAGTCGTCGCTGCAGACGCCGCTGCTGGTGCTGGGTTTCGTGGTGCTGCTAGTGTCGCTGGCGGGGTTCGTGGGGGCGTGCTTCAACGTGGCGTGGGCGCTGTGGCTCTACCTCCTGGTGATGCTCGTCCTCATCGCCGCGCTGCTAGGGCTGACGGTGTTCGGGTTCGCCGtcaccggcggcggcggcggggtaCAGGTGCCTGGCCGGGGGTACAGGGAATACCACATGGAGGACTACTCCGGGTGGCTTCGGCGGCGGATCACGGAGGACCGGTACTGGACGGCGGCGCGGGCCTGCGTCGTGGGCTCCAAGGCCTGCGCCAAGATTGCGCTCTGGACTCCCTTGGACTACCTCCAGAAGGACCTCACGCCGATCCAG TCCGGGTGCTGCAAGCCACCGACGTCGTGCACGTACAGCGCGGGGACGGCGATGGCGGCACAGGACGAGGACTGCTACCGGTGGAACAACGCGGCGAGCGTGCTGTGCTACGGCTGTGACtcgtgcaaggccggcgtgctGGAGCAGGTCCGGCGGGACTGGCACAAGCTTTCCGTCCTCAACGTCGTCGTCCTCGTCTTCCTCATTGCCATCTACTCCATTGGCTGCTGCGCCTTCCGCAACGCCCGCCGGGCCGAATCCGAGCACCCCTACGGCGAGAACCGCATGTCCAAAATCCGACCCCGCTGGGACTACTACTGGTGCTCCAATATCATCATTCCCCTCCCTTCCTTCTTGCTCTCCATATCAACTCGAACTCTTCCTATATATTTGCTTGCTCACAttggaatcaattcaaattttactGGATAA
- the LOC103706672 gene encoding tetraspanin-6-like isoform X2 — protein MAVYRFSNTVIGYLNLLTLLASIPIIGGGLWLARSSATCESSLQTPLLVLGFVVLLVSLAGFVGACFNVAWALWLYLLVMLVLIAALLGLTVFGFAVTGGGGGVQVPGRGYREYHMEDYSGWLRRRITEDRYWTAARACVVGSKACAKIALWTPLDYLQKDLTPIQSGCCKPPTSCTYSAGTAMAAQDEDCYRWNNAASVLCYGCDSCKAGVLEQVRRDWHKLSVLNVVVLVFLIAIYSIGCCAFRNARRAESEHPYGENRMSKIRPRWDYYWWRWWRDRREQLY, from the exons ATGGCTGTGTACCGATTCAGCAACACGGTGATCGGATACTTGAATCTTTTGACGCTACTGGCGTCGATTCCGATCATCGGAGGGGGGCTGTGGCTGGCGCGGAGCTCGGCGACGTGCGAGTCGTCGCTGCAGACGCCGCTGCTGGTGCTGGGTTTCGTGGTGCTGCTAGTGTCGCTGGCGGGGTTCGTGGGGGCGTGCTTCAACGTGGCGTGGGCGCTGTGGCTCTACCTCCTGGTGATGCTCGTCCTCATCGCCGCGCTGCTAGGGCTGACGGTGTTCGGGTTCGCCGtcaccggcggcggcggcggggtaCAGGTGCCTGGCCGGGGGTACAGGGAATACCACATGGAGGACTACTCCGGGTGGCTTCGGCGGCGGATCACGGAGGACCGGTACTGGACGGCGGCGCGGGCCTGCGTCGTGGGCTCCAAGGCCTGCGCCAAGATTGCGCTCTGGACTCCCTTGGACTACCTCCAGAAGGACCTCACGCCGATCCAG TCCGGGTGCTGCAAGCCACCGACGTCGTGCACGTACAGCGCGGGGACGGCGATGGCGGCACAGGACGAGGACTGCTACCGGTGGAACAACGCGGCGAGCGTGCTGTGCTACGGCTGTGACtcgtgcaaggccggcgtgctGGAGCAGGTCCGGCGGGACTGGCACAAGCTTTCCGTCCTCAACGTCGTCGTCCTCGTCTTCCTCATTGCCATCTACTCCATTGGCTGCTGCGCCTTCCGCAACGCCCGCCGGGCCGAATCCGAGCACCCCTACGGCGAGAACCGCATGTCCAAAATCCGACCCCGCTGGGACTACTACTG GTGGAGGTGGTGGCGTGACAGAAGGGAACAGCTCTATTAG
- the LOC103706671 gene encoding uncharacterized protein LOC103706671, producing the protein MALAGVLRNSIRPLSVRCFLRLSPFPVARASGARPTFFSDVHRGLSLERFFSTSTAGAVFSSLTDNRSPKRRPGTKPRRKRSSLRPPGPYAWVQYVPGEPIPRSRPNEGSVQGRKRKKRIKQMKAFILSEKKKRKAQWAEARKKRDMKRIERKMAAVAREKAWAQRLLELQQLEEAKKAAMAG; encoded by the exons atggcTCTAGCCGGAGTTTTGCGGAACAGCATTCGCCCCTTGTCAGTTCGATGTTTTCTGCGGCTTTCGCCTTTCCCTGTTGCTCGTGCCAGTGGAGCTCGCCCAACATTTTTCTCTGATGTGCACCGGGGCTTGTCTTTGGAAAGATTCTTTTCGACTTCTACAGCAGGTGCAGTCTTTAGCAGCTTGACTGATAATCGGTCCCCGAAGAGAAGGCCGGGAACCAAGCCTCGACGGAAACGAAGCAGCCTCAGACCTCCAG GCCCTTATGCTTGGGTTCAGTATGTTCCTGGAGAACCAATACCTAGAAGTCGACCCAATGAAGGAAGTGTTCAGGGAAGGAAGCGAAAGAAGCGCATCAAGCAAATGAAGGCATTTATATTG TCTGAGAAAAAGAAACGCAAAGCTCAGTGGGCAGAGGCTAGGAAGAAGAGGGACATGAAGAGGATTGAGAGGAAGATGGCTGCAGTGGCAAGGGAAAAAGCTTGGGCTCAAAGGTTGTTAGAATTGCAGCAGCTTGAAGAAGCAAAGAAGGCAGCAATGGCTGGATAA